The following are from one region of the Sphingomonas oryzagri genome:
- a CDS encoding nucleotidyltransferase domain-containing protein, translating into MTPVLDTAIAPAIRSDIQARLDRIEADHDVRLLMAVESGSRAWGFPSPDSDYDVRFVYVRPRDWYLSLSPGRDVIETPIEDDIDLNGWDVRKALGLLLKSNAVVNEWIQSPIRYRPDDPFITKIAALADRVLDARALAHHYSRLGRDAADRWLDGIDDVPVKRYFYALRPALAIRVLRLHQGIRPPMNLQALVAMAELPGAMVSQIETLVAAKARTNERDNGARVPDLDRLIRDEIGRASDLPKPDPDARWRDEADKLFLELVNT; encoded by the coding sequence ATGACGCCCGTTCTTGACACCGCGATCGCACCTGCGATCCGCAGCGACATCCAGGCCCGTCTCGATCGGATCGAGGCGGACCACGACGTGCGTCTCCTGATGGCGGTCGAGTCGGGGTCGCGTGCCTGGGGTTTTCCCTCGCCCGACAGCGATTACGACGTACGGTTCGTCTACGTCCGGCCGCGCGACTGGTATCTGTCGCTCAGCCCCGGACGCGATGTGATCGAGACGCCGATCGAGGACGACATCGACCTCAATGGCTGGGACGTCCGCAAGGCGCTTGGTCTGCTGCTCAAGTCGAATGCCGTCGTCAACGAGTGGATCCAGTCCCCGATCCGTTATCGACCGGATGATCCTTTCATCACGAAGATCGCCGCTCTGGCGGACAGGGTGCTCGATGCGCGTGCGCTGGCTCATCATTATTCGCGCCTGGGGCGGGATGCGGCCGATCGCTGGCTCGACGGCATCGATGACGTGCCGGTGAAGAGGTATTTCTACGCGCTGCGTCCGGCGCTCGCGATCCGCGTGCTCAGGCTTCATCAGGGGATCCGACCTCCGATGAATCTGCAGGCGCTGGTCGCGATGGCCGAATTGCCAGGCGCCATGGTCTCGCAAATCGAAACGCTCGTCGCGGCCAAGGCGCGAACCAACGAGCGCGACAACGGGGCGCGGGTGCCCGATCTCGATCGCCTGATCCGCGACGAGATCGGACGGGCGTCGGACCTGCCCAAACCCGATCCGGATGCCCGGTGGCGCGACGAAGCGGACAAGCTCTTTCTGGAACTGGTGAACACATGA
- the rtcA gene encoding RNA 3'-terminal phosphate cyclase codes for MITIDGSEGEGGGQVVRNACALSLVTGTAVRIFNVRGQRKRPGLMRQHVTAIEAACSIGGAECEGLAVGSSDVTFRPGTVMPGDYRFAVGTAGSTALVLQTVLMPLVLADRPSRLVLEGGTHNMLAPPFEFLARTFLPILNRMGPTVDARLLRHGFFPRGGGRIEVEITPAPLVPIECVERGALIERSACALFTGLPFDIADREIKVVRQSLGWSEREAYVRELPADLGPGNALLLEATFEHVTEVFSGFGQLGVTAERVARTTVGRMRGYLASGAFAGPYLADQLLLPFALAGGGRFTTVKPSQHSLTAADIIERFTGRRCGFASHAGGIHLMSMGSAEASA; via the coding sequence ATGATCACGATCGACGGATCCGAGGGTGAGGGCGGAGGGCAGGTCGTACGCAATGCGTGCGCCCTGTCGCTCGTGACCGGCACGGCGGTCCGCATCTTCAACGTGCGCGGCCAGCGCAAGAGGCCGGGGCTCATGCGGCAGCACGTCACCGCGATCGAGGCGGCGTGCTCGATCGGCGGCGCGGAGTGCGAAGGCCTTGCGGTCGGCTCGTCCGATGTGACGTTCCGGCCGGGCACCGTCATGCCCGGCGACTACCGCTTCGCGGTCGGCACGGCCGGCAGCACGGCCCTCGTTCTTCAGACGGTGCTGATGCCGCTCGTCCTTGCCGACAGGCCGTCGCGGCTGGTGCTGGAGGGCGGCACCCACAACATGCTCGCGCCGCCGTTCGAGTTTCTCGCCCGCACGTTCCTCCCGATCCTCAATCGGATGGGGCCGACGGTGGATGCGCGGTTGCTCCGTCACGGCTTCTTTCCGCGCGGCGGCGGTCGGATCGAGGTCGAGATCACGCCGGCCCCGCTGGTGCCGATCGAGTGCGTCGAGCGCGGCGCGTTGATCGAGCGTAGCGCCTGCGCGCTGTTCACAGGCCTGCCATTCGACATCGCGGATCGCGAGATCAAGGTGGTGCGCCAGTCTCTCGGCTGGTCCGAGCGTGAAGCCTATGTGCGCGAATTGCCCGCCGATCTCGGACCGGGCAACGCGTTGCTGCTGGAAGCGACGTTCGAGCACGTTACCGAAGTGTTCAGCGGCTTCGGCCAGCTCGGCGTGACGGCCGAGCGTGTCGCCAGGACGACGGTTGGGCGGATGCGCGGCTACCTTGCCTCCGGCGCTTTTGCCGGCCCCTACCTCGCGGACCAGTTGCTGCTGCCGTTCGCGCTCGCAGGTGGAGGACGGTTCACGACCGTGAAGCCGAGCCAGCACAGCCTCACGGCCGCTGACATCATCGAGCGCTTCACCGGCAGGCGTTGTGGTTTCGCAAGCCACGCCGGCGGCATTCACCTGATGTCGATGGGTTCGGCCGAGGCGTCCGCCTAG
- a CDS encoding LLM class flavin-dependent oxidoreductase has product MKKIGFLSFGHWSPGQGSQTRSASDVLLQSIDLAVAAEELGADGAYFRVHHFARQLASPFPLLAAIGARTKRIEIGTGVIDMRYENPFYMVEDAGAADLISGGRLQLGISRGSPEQVIEGWRHFGYAPPEGESQADMGRRHGEVFFELLKGRGFAQPNPRPMFANPPGLLRLEPHAEGLRERIWWGSASDATAVWAAQKGMNLQTSTLKADESGEPLGVQQARQIRKFKAAWKEAGHAREPRVSVSRSIFPLLNDTDRAYFGRDQGGDHIGVIDDMRAIFGRSYAAEPDRLFEQLRADEAIAEADTLLLTVPNQLGVDYNAHVIEGILTHVAPVLGWR; this is encoded by the coding sequence ATGAAGAAGATCGGTTTCCTTTCGTTCGGTCATTGGTCTCCGGGCCAGGGATCGCAGACGCGCTCGGCCAGCGACGTGCTGCTGCAGTCGATCGACCTTGCGGTTGCCGCCGAGGAGCTGGGCGCCGACGGCGCCTATTTCCGCGTCCACCACTTCGCGCGCCAGCTCGCGTCGCCCTTCCCGCTGCTCGCCGCCATCGGTGCGCGGACGAAACGGATCGAGATCGGCACCGGCGTGATCGACATGCGCTACGAAAATCCGTTCTACATGGTGGAGGATGCGGGCGCGGCCGATCTGATCTCGGGCGGCAGACTGCAGTTGGGCATCAGCCGCGGATCGCCTGAGCAGGTGATCGAAGGCTGGCGCCATTTCGGCTACGCGCCGCCGGAGGGCGAGAGCCAGGCCGACATGGGACGGCGCCATGGCGAGGTGTTCTTCGAGCTGCTCAAGGGGCGTGGCTTCGCGCAGCCCAACCCGCGGCCGATGTTCGCCAACCCGCCCGGCCTCCTGCGGCTGGAACCGCACGCCGAGGGCTTGCGCGAGCGCATCTGGTGGGGTTCTGCGTCCGATGCGACGGCCGTGTGGGCCGCGCAGAAGGGGATGAACCTCCAGACCTCGACGCTGAAGGCCGACGAGAGCGGGGAGCCTCTGGGCGTTCAGCAGGCGCGGCAGATCCGCAAGTTCAAGGCCGCCTGGAAGGAGGCCGGTCACGCCCGCGAACCGAGGGTGTCGGTATCCCGCTCGATCTTCCCGCTGCTGAACGATACCGACCGCGCCTATTTCGGCCGCGACCAGGGGGGCGATCATATCGGCGTCATCGACGACATGCGCGCGATATTCGGCCGCTCCTATGCCGCCGAGCCCGATCGGCTGTTCGAACAACTGCGCGCAGACGAGGCGATCGCCGAGGCCGACACGCTTCTCCTGACGGTTCCGAACCAGCTCGGCGTCGATTACAACGCGCATGTCATCGAGGGCATCCTGACGCATGTCGCGCCGGTTCTGGGATGGCGGTGA
- a CDS encoding DUF885 domain-containing protein yields the protein MREFNRRTVLAGTTAVMANVAFPHRGMAAGVAPGDAAAQTLLDGIIDRLLAEYPENATYMGNDMGQRAALRSRLTDRSLAAEQRRKTWATEVLANLRALDRAKLSDGVGLTVDVATEAFGTAVAGWRFPYGDMAVLNGQNNFRNTPYTVTQLGGSFVDIPDFLDSKHPVANAADADAYLARLEDYAGELSAEAERIDREREANVVPPDFILDIVLGQLNGGRAAPVDQWEAVNALRRKAEASGLPARFADQARVLCATKVAPALDRQIEALTASRQIATSDAGVWKLPDGEDYYAWTLRAGTTTTRSAEDMHALGLEQNAKIQAEMDVLLKAQGLTKGTVGERMTALGKRPDLLFSNDDAGRAQLLAYLNGRIADIRTRLPRAFATLVKGNLVIKRVPPSIQDGAPLGYAAAGSIDGSVPGNYYINLKDTSVWPRFSLPTLCYHEGIPGHVWQGEYANRLPLLRAYLAFNAYSEGWALYAEQLGDELGAYDGDPLGKLGYLQSIGYRACRLVVDTGIHAKRWPYAQAVNWMIANTGSTAGEIQSEVARYCVMPGQACGYKMGHNQINMLRLKAQAELGHRFDLRRFDDAMVLSGNVPLTLLEGIAQRYIDSARA from the coding sequence ATGCGCGAATTCAATCGCAGGACGGTTCTGGCTGGCACCACTGCGGTCATGGCGAACGTCGCTTTTCCCCATCGAGGCATGGCCGCCGGCGTCGCGCCGGGCGATGCGGCCGCGCAGACGCTGCTGGACGGCATCATCGATCGGCTGCTCGCCGAATATCCTGAAAATGCCACCTACATGGGCAACGACATGGGCCAGCGGGCGGCACTGCGTTCGCGGCTGACCGACCGGTCCCTCGCTGCCGAGCAGCGCCGCAAAACCTGGGCGACCGAGGTGCTCGCAAACCTGCGTGCACTCGATCGCGCCAAGCTCTCCGACGGTGTCGGCCTCACCGTCGATGTCGCGACAGAGGCTTTCGGGACGGCCGTCGCCGGCTGGCGATTCCCCTATGGCGACATGGCGGTGCTCAACGGCCAGAACAACTTTCGCAACACGCCCTATACCGTGACCCAGCTCGGCGGCAGCTTCGTCGATATTCCGGACTTCCTCGACAGCAAGCATCCGGTCGCCAATGCCGCGGATGCGGACGCCTATCTGGCGCGGCTCGAGGATTATGCAGGCGAGCTTTCCGCCGAGGCGGAGCGGATCGATCGGGAGCGGGAGGCCAACGTCGTTCCGCCCGATTTCATCCTCGACATCGTGCTCGGGCAGCTGAACGGGGGCCGCGCGGCGCCTGTCGATCAGTGGGAAGCGGTGAACGCGCTTCGCCGCAAGGCGGAGGCGTCGGGTCTGCCGGCGCGTTTCGCCGATCAGGCCAGGGTGCTCTGCGCCACGAAGGTGGCGCCCGCGCTCGACCGGCAGATCGAGGCGCTCACCGCGTCGCGCCAGATCGCGACATCCGATGCCGGCGTGTGGAAGCTGCCCGACGGCGAGGATTATTATGCCTGGACGCTGAGAGCGGGCACCACCACGACCAGGAGCGCGGAGGACATGCACGCGCTGGGGCTGGAGCAGAATGCGAAGATCCAGGCCGAGATGGACGTGCTGCTCAAGGCGCAGGGCCTGACCAAGGGCACGGTGGGCGAGCGCATGACCGCGCTCGGCAAGCGCCCCGACCTGCTGTTCAGCAACGACGATGCCGGCCGCGCGCAGCTGCTCGCCTATCTGAACGGCCGCATCGCCGACATCCGAACGCGCCTGCCGCGCGCCTTCGCGACGCTGGTGAAGGGCAACCTCGTCATCAAGCGTGTGCCGCCCTCCATTCAGGATGGCGCGCCGCTCGGCTATGCGGCGGCCGGCTCGATCGACGGCAGCGTGCCGGGCAATTATTACATCAACCTCAAGGACACGAGCGTCTGGCCGCGCTTCTCGCTGCCGACGCTCTGCTATCATGAGGGCATACCGGGCCATGTCTGGCAGGGCGAATATGCCAACCGGCTGCCCCTGTTGCGCGCCTATCTCGCCTTCAACGCTTATTCCGAGGGCTGGGCGCTTTACGCCGAGCAGCTCGGCGACGAGCTGGGCGCCTATGACGGCGATCCGCTCGGCAAGCTCGGTTATCTTCAGTCGATCGGCTATCGCGCCTGCCGCCTCGTCGTCGATACCGGCATCCACGCCAAGCGCTGGCCCTACGCGCAGGCGGTGAACTGGATGATCGCCAATACCGGATCGACCGCGGGCGAAATCCAGAGCGAGGTCGCGCGCTATTGCGTGATGCCGGGGCAGGCTTGCGGCTACAAGATGGGCCACAACCAGATCAACATGCTGCGGCTGAAGGCGCAGGCGGAACTCGGCCACCGGTTCGATCTCCGGCGCTTCGACGACGCGATGGTCCTTTCCGGCAACGTGCCGCTTACGCTGCTGGAAGGGATCGCGCAGCGCTATATCGATAGCGCGCGCGCATGA
- a CDS encoding glutaredoxin, with translation MTNPSPKRATLYRMVMPTHVCPFGLKAKYLLESQGYAVDDHWLTTRAETDAFKAEHGVKTTPQTFIDGQRIGGHDDLRRFFGKPVRDAGATSYRPVVAVFAITALMALAASQAAFGSPFTMRAAEWFISLSMCVLALLKLQDVETFSSMFLGYDLLARRWVPYSYVYPFAEAGAGVLMTAGVLTWLSAPVALVIGGIGAVSVFKAVYIDKRDIKCACVGGASKVPLGFVSLTENLMMIAMAVWMLAK, from the coding sequence ATGACCAACCCATCCCCCAAGCGCGCGACACTCTACCGGATGGTGATGCCGACGCATGTCTGCCCGTTCGGACTGAAAGCGAAATACCTTCTGGAGTCGCAGGGCTACGCCGTGGACGACCATTGGCTCACCACGCGCGCCGAGACCGACGCCTTCAAGGCCGAACATGGCGTGAAGACCACGCCGCAGACCTTTATCGACGGCCAGCGGATCGGCGGCCATGACGATCTGCGGCGCTTTTTCGGCAAGCCGGTCCGCGATGCCGGCGCCACCAGCTACAGGCCTGTCGTCGCGGTCTTCGCGATCACCGCCCTGATGGCGCTCGCCGCCAGCCAGGCCGCCTTCGGCAGCCCCTTCACCATGCGAGCCGCTGAATGGTTCATCTCGCTCAGCATGTGCGTGCTGGCGCTGCTCAAGCTGCAGGATGTCGAGACCTTCTCCAGCATGTTCCTGGGCTACGACCTGCTGGCGCGGCGCTGGGTGCCCTATTCCTACGTCTACCCCTTCGCGGAGGCGGGCGCCGGCGTTCTGATGACGGCGGGCGTGCTCACCTGGCTGTCCGCCCCGGTCGCGCTGGTGATCGGCGGGATCGGTGCGGTGTCCGTGTTCAAGGCGGTCTATATCGACAAGCGCGACATCAAATGCGCCTGCGTCGGCGGGGCGAGCAAGGTGCCGCTCGGCTTTGTCTCGCTCACGGAGAATCTGATGATGATCGCCATGGCGGTCTGGATGCTGGCGAAGTGA
- a CDS encoding MerR family transcriptional regulator yields the protein MAMLTIGGLAAQGGVGVETVRYYQRRGLLAEPARAAGIRHYGEEDVRRLRFIRSAQTAGFTLEEIGELLGLDAVDDRARARELAEARIAALDARIAEMQAARASLSRLAHDCANGSAGPCPIIAAFDH from the coding sequence ATGGCGATGCTGACGATCGGAGGGCTTGCCGCGCAGGGCGGTGTCGGGGTCGAAACCGTGCGCTATTACCAGCGTCGCGGGCTGTTGGCCGAGCCGGCGCGTGCTGCGGGCATCCGCCATTATGGCGAAGAGGATGTGCGGCGCCTGCGCTTCATCCGATCGGCCCAGACGGCGGGCTTCACGCTGGAGGAGATCGGCGAGCTTCTGGGGCTGGATGCCGTCGATGATCGCGCCCGCGCGCGCGAACTCGCCGAAGCACGTATCGCCGCGCTGGATGCCCGGATCGCCGAGATGCAGGCGGCGAGGGCCTCGCTGTCGCGCCTGGCGCACGACTGCGCGAACGGTTCGGCCGGTCCGTGCCCCATCATAGCGGCGTTCGATCACTGA
- a CDS encoding DUF5597 domain-containing protein: MRRLAIALGLLAAAPVIAQTAAPIPKIVEANGRHALLVDGKPFLIMGAQAHNSSAWPAMLPKVWPAMDYLGVNTVELPVYWEQIEPAQGRFDFSVVDTLIAQAREHHVRLVLLWFGTWKNGSAHYRPAWMKARPDLYPNIVDRDGKPVDSPSPHSRLALDADVRAFSAFMGHLKQADPQRTVIMVQVENEPGSWGSVRDFLPAARKAFAQPVPSAVLRAMGKPAGSGASWQATFGADADEYFHAYSIAHYIDQVAAAGKAIYPLPMTVNVALKDPFQSGPQPGYEYGGATFNVIPIWKAAAPSIDVLAPDIYQRDDKRYLAVLDQYARPDNPLFVPETISAPDYVRFFDAALARGAIGFAPFGIDYTRYAADRPGESAMRETDLEQLALSYHAAGPMMRDLAQWSFDGKLKAAIEDGTKQPATLDLGDWQGEVRFGIGPRGANTGNDRPIGRILVAQLAPDEFVVTGNYAGIRFKPVGRNAGKTWEFLSVEEGQYIDGTFHPIRIWNGDETDYGLNFSSAPQVLRVRLSVR; the protein is encoded by the coding sequence GTGAGGCGGCTGGCGATCGCCTTGGGTCTGCTCGCCGCCGCGCCTGTCATCGCACAGACCGCAGCGCCGATCCCGAAGATAGTCGAGGCCAACGGCCGTCACGCTCTTCTGGTCGACGGCAAGCCGTTCCTGATCATGGGCGCTCAGGCGCACAACAGCAGCGCGTGGCCGGCGATGCTGCCGAAGGTGTGGCCGGCGATGGACTATCTCGGCGTCAACACCGTCGAGCTGCCGGTCTATTGGGAGCAGATCGAGCCGGCGCAGGGCCGCTTCGATTTCAGCGTCGTCGACACGCTGATCGCACAGGCGCGCGAGCATCATGTGCGGCTGGTCCTGCTCTGGTTCGGGACGTGGAAGAACGGCAGCGCGCACTATCGCCCCGCCTGGATGAAGGCGCGGCCGGATCTCTACCCCAATATCGTCGATCGCGACGGCAAGCCGGTCGATTCCCCCTCGCCCCACTCCCGGCTTGCGCTGGATGCGGACGTCCGTGCCTTCTCAGCCTTCATGGGACATCTGAAGCAGGCCGATCCGCAGCGCACCGTCATCATGGTCCAGGTCGAGAACGAGCCGGGAAGCTGGGGATCGGTCCGCGACTTCTTGCCCGCCGCGCGGAAGGCGTTCGCGCAGCCCGTGCCGTCAGCGGTGCTGCGCGCGATGGGCAAGCCAGCCGGATCGGGTGCGAGTTGGCAGGCTACGTTCGGCGCCGATGCCGACGAATATTTCCACGCCTATTCGATCGCGCACTACATCGATCAGGTCGCGGCAGCCGGCAAGGCGATCTATCCGCTGCCCATGACCGTCAACGTCGCGCTGAAGGATCCCTTCCAGTCCGGCCCGCAGCCCGGATACGAATATGGCGGCGCGACCTTCAACGTCATCCCGATCTGGAAGGCAGCCGCGCCCTCGATCGACGTGCTGGCGCCCGACATCTACCAGCGCGACGACAAGCGCTATCTGGCCGTGCTCGATCAATATGCGCGGCCCGACAATCCGCTGTTCGTGCCCGAGACGATCAGCGCGCCGGACTATGTCCGCTTCTTCGATGCGGCGCTGGCGCGCGGCGCGATCGGCTTCGCGCCCTTCGGCATCGACTACACCCGCTATGCGGCGGACCGCCCCGGCGAGTCCGCGATGCGCGAGACCGATCTGGAGCAACTCGCGCTCAGCTACCATGCCGCCGGCCCGATGATGCGCGATCTTGCCCAATGGTCCTTCGACGGCAAGCTGAAGGCCGCGATCGAGGACGGGACGAAGCAGCCCGCCACGCTCGACCTCGGCGACTGGCAGGGCGAAGTGCGCTTCGGCATCGGCCCGCGTGGCGCGAACACGGGCAACGATCGCCCGATCGGCCGCATCCTCGTCGCGCAACTCGCGCCCGACGAGTTCGTCGTCACCGGCAATTATGCGGGCATTCGCTTCAAGCCGGTCGGGCGAAACGCCGGGAAGACATGGGAATTCCTCTCGGTGGAGGAAGGACAGTATATCGATGGCACGTTCCACCCGATCCGCATCTGGAATGGCGACGAGACCGATTATGGGCTGAATTTCAGCTCTGCGCCCCAGGTTCTCCGGGTCAGGCTCTCGGTTCGATGA
- a CDS encoding glycoside hydrolase family 3 C-terminal domain-containing protein has translation MTGAATPPPSSPTPLFRNADLPAEQRIDNLLSLMTIDEKIDALSTNSGVPRLGVPNFGSSEGIHGVVQRGADKRHRDPIPTTQFPQPPGMGASWDPALVRQAGGVEGYEARYITQTPRYDRQILMLWGPQADLARDPRWGRSEEVYGEDPFFNGTMTTAFSRGLEGDDPTYWQAAPLLKHFLANSNEDKRTSTSSNFDDRLFWEYYSVPFRMAFQNAGASGVMASYNAWNGTPMAINPVLRSVVIGQWGVNVVSSDGGAVKLLVTAHKRFATQKEAVVATLKAGINQYLDTYKDEMHEAVKDGTVTVADLDEALRRKFRTTLKLGLLDPPERVPYTTIHDGPAPWDGARDQAVSKRMALESIVLLKNAANALPLRRDRLKSIAVIGPLADSVHWDWYGGHPPYATTPLQGIREAAGPGVKVSYAADDRDGGATAAAKAADVAVVVVGNDPTCGPNMANEWDDSGTKPCADPGDGREGRDRVTLTLAQEDLVKRVKAANPHTVMVLVSSFPYTIDWSQRNVPAIVQMAHASQDEGWALSRVLFGDYNPGGHTIVTWPASMDQLPPMMDYDIRHGRTYMYFRGKPLYPFGFGLSYTRFRFSHLRTDKPALPRDGQVDVSIDVTNSGRRAGDAVPQIYVRHLDSHLQRPALQLVGFSRIHLAPGETRTVHIPVQASTLAYWDEAKKALVVEPEHVEIVAGSSSADLPLAQKLPVS, from the coding sequence TTGACGGGCGCGGCGACGCCACCGCCTTCCTCCCCCACCCCGCTGTTTCGCAACGCCGATCTGCCGGCCGAGCAGCGCATCGACAACCTGCTCTCGCTGATGACGATCGACGAGAAGATCGACGCGCTCAGCACCAATTCGGGCGTGCCCCGGCTCGGCGTACCGAATTTCGGATCGTCGGAGGGCATTCACGGCGTGGTCCAGCGCGGCGCGGACAAGCGCCATCGCGATCCGATCCCGACCACCCAATTCCCGCAGCCGCCCGGCATGGGCGCCAGCTGGGATCCCGCGCTCGTCCGGCAGGCGGGCGGCGTCGAGGGCTACGAAGCGCGCTACATCACGCAGACGCCGCGCTACGATCGCCAGATCCTGATGCTGTGGGGTCCGCAGGCCGATCTCGCCCGCGATCCGCGCTGGGGCCGCAGCGAGGAAGTCTATGGCGAGGACCCGTTCTTCAACGGCACGATGACCACCGCTTTCTCGCGCGGGCTGGAGGGCGACGATCCGACATACTGGCAGGCGGCGCCGCTGCTGAAACACTTCCTCGCCAATTCGAACGAGGACAAGCGCACGTCGACCAGCTCCAATTTCGACGACCGGCTGTTCTGGGAATATTATTCCGTCCCCTTCCGTATGGCGTTCCAGAATGCCGGGGCAAGCGGAGTGATGGCCTCCTACAATGCCTGGAACGGCACGCCGATGGCGATCAACCCGGTGCTGCGCAGCGTCGTGATCGGGCAATGGGGCGTGAACGTCGTCTCCAGCGACGGCGGCGCGGTCAAGCTGCTGGTCACCGCGCACAAGCGCTTCGCCACCCAGAAGGAGGCGGTGGTCGCCACGCTTAAGGCCGGGATCAACCAGTATCTCGATACCTACAAGGACGAGATGCACGAGGCGGTGAAGGACGGCACCGTCACGGTGGCCGATCTGGACGAGGCGCTGCGCCGCAAGTTCCGCACCACGCTGAAGCTCGGCCTGCTCGATCCGCCGGAGCGCGTTCCCTACACCACGATCCACGACGGCCCGGCCCCGTGGGACGGCGCCAGGGACCAGGCCGTGTCGAAACGAATGGCGCTGGAATCGATCGTGCTGCTCAAGAATGCGGCGAACGCGCTACCGCTGCGCAGGGATCGTCTGAAGTCGATCGCGGTGATCGGCCCGCTCGCCGACAGCGTGCATTGGGACTGGTATGGCGGCCACCCGCCCTACGCCACCACGCCGCTACAGGGCATACGCGAGGCGGCCGGGCCGGGCGTGAAGGTCAGCTACGCCGCCGACGACAGGGACGGCGGCGCCACCGCTGCCGCGAAGGCTGCCGATGTCGCGGTGGTGGTGGTCGGCAACGATCCCACCTGCGGCCCCAACATGGCGAACGAATGGGACGATTCGGGCACCAAACCCTGCGCCGATCCCGGTGACGGGCGCGAGGGGCGCGACCGGGTGACGCTCACGCTTGCACAGGAGGATCTGGTCAAGCGGGTGAAGGCCGCCAATCCGCACACCGTGATGGTGCTGGTGTCCAGCTTTCCCTACACGATCGACTGGTCGCAGCGGAATGTGCCGGCGATCGTCCAGATGGCCCACGCCTCGCAGGACGAGGGCTGGGCGCTGTCGCGGGTGCTGTTCGGCGACTACAATCCGGGCGGCCACACCATCGTCACCTGGCCCGCATCGATGGACCAGTTGCCGCCGATGATGGATTACGACATCCGCCACGGCCGGACGTACATGTATTTCCGGGGCAAGCCGCTCTACCCGTTCGGTTTCGGCCTCAGCTACACCCGCTTCCGCTTCTCGCACCTGCGCACGGACAAGCCGGCGTTGCCGCGTGATGGGCAGGTCGATGTCAGCATCGACGTTACCAACAGCGGCAGACGGGCCGGCGACGCGGTGCCGCAGATCTACGTCCGGCACCTCGACTCCCACCTCCAGCGTCCTGCGCTCCAGCTGGTCGGGTTCAGCCGTATCCATCTGGCGCCGGGCGAGACGCGAACGGTACACATCCCCGTGCAGGCTTCGACGCTCGCTTACTGGGACGAGGCGAAGAAGGCGCTGGTCGTCGAGCCCGAGCATGTCGAGATCGTGGCGGGCAGTTCGTCCGCCGATCTCCCGCTCGCACAGAAGCTACCCGTCTCGTGA
- a CDS encoding VOC family protein, whose protein sequence is MRGVITFGLVAMLASGGAEAADRPAITGISHIAVYAADLAAADQFYAVKLGAEKHPDPENAKGTIYRFSPQQYVEVLPLPTGEGINRLAHVAFSTADAAKLRAYLSAHHAREVSPVQRAPDGGQWFSARDPEGNLVQFVQSGTTDTTPAPGALSSRIIHIGFAVHDRAKEDGFYRALLGFRPYWWGSMKAGTTDWVSQQVPDGHDWIEYMMVGDGSTTPLAKIDQQELGVLNHFSLGVANMEAAVTTLIAGDRLSPRHDGPQMGLDGKWQANLYDPDGSRVELMEFQPVTKPCCSAFTADSPKG, encoded by the coding sequence ATGCGTGGGGTGATCACGTTCGGATTGGTGGCCATGCTGGCGAGCGGCGGGGCCGAGGCGGCGGACCGCCCCGCGATCACGGGTATCTCGCACATCGCGGTCTATGCGGCCGACCTTGCCGCTGCGGACCAATTCTATGCGGTGAAGCTCGGCGCCGAAAAGCATCCCGATCCCGAGAATGCGAAGGGCACGATCTACCGCTTCAGCCCGCAGCAATATGTCGAGGTGTTGCCCCTGCCGACGGGGGAGGGGATCAACCGGCTGGCGCATGTCGCCTTCTCGACCGCCGATGCCGCGAAGCTCCGCGCCTACCTTTCCGCCCATCATGCACGCGAGGTCTCGCCGGTCCAGCGTGCGCCCGACGGAGGGCAATGGTTCTCCGCCCGCGATCCCGAGGGCAATCTGGTGCAGTTCGTCCAGTCTGGCACGACCGATACGACGCCGGCGCCGGGCGCGCTCAGCAGCCGCATCATCCACATCGGCTTCGCGGTCCACGACCGGGCGAAGGAGGACGGCTTCTACCGCGCCCTGCTCGGTTTCCGGCCTTACTGGTGGGGCTCGATGAAGGCGGGCACGACCGACTGGGTGTCCCAGCAGGTGCCTGACGGGCACGACTGGATCGAATATATGATGGTCGGCGATGGCAGCACCACGCCGCTCGCCAAGATCGACCAGCAGGAACTGGGCGTGCTCAACCACTTCTCGCTCGGCGTCGCCAACATGGAGGCGGCGGTGACCACGCTGATCGCTGGCGACCGGCTCAGCCCGCGCCACGACGGCCCGCAGATGGGGCTGGACGGCAAGTGGCAGGCCAATCTCTACGATCCCGACGGCAGCCGCGTCGAGCTGATGGAGTTCCAGCCGGTGACCAAGCCCTGCTGCTCGGCCTTCACCGCCGACAGCCCCAAGGGCTGA